One region of Astyanax mexicanus isolate ESR-SI-001 chromosome 15, AstMex3_surface, whole genome shotgun sequence genomic DNA includes:
- the trub1 gene encoding probable tRNA pseudouridine synthase 1, whose protein sequence is MANVNSVSLSRLNSLNGIFSIYKKQGPTSADVLNTLKNKLLKEAGVANPNCRKRKKQAVKIGHGGTLDSNASGVLVVGIGEGTKMLTTMLAGSKKYTAVGELGKATDTLDCTGSVVQENNYDHITREAFEEKLKEFTGEIMQVPPLYSALKKDGKRLSVLLKQGQEVEAKPARPVTVYNLTLQDFNPPLFTLDVECGGGFYVRSLVDDLGKALSSCAHIRELIRTKQGQFTLEEHVLREERWTFQDISQSLQPCPEPAPQQNNSKKNKPHRKPTQPGSESSAGDHNHITAEGASADHND, encoded by the exons ATGGCTAATGTCAACAGCGTTTCTTTATCTAGGTTAAACTCTCTAAACGGGATTTTCTCCATATATAAGAAACAGGGACCGACCTCTGCTGATGTGTTAAACACGCTTAAAAACAAGCTTCTGAAAG AGGCTGGAGTAGCCAATCCGAACTGTCGAAAGAGGAAGAAACAAGCTGTAAAGATTGGCCATGGTGGGACCTTAGACAGCAATGCTTCTGGTGTTCTtg TGGTTGGAATAGGTGAAGGGACCAAGATGCTCACCACAATGCTTGCTGGGTCTAAG AAATACACTGCGGTTGGAGAGCTGGGCAAAGCAACTGACACTCTGGATTGTACAGGAAGTGTTGTTCAAGAGAATAACTATG atcACATTACAAGAGAGGCTTTTGAAGAAAAGCTGAAGGAGTTTACTGGGGAAATCATGCAGGTCCCTCCTCT GTATTCAGCACTGAAAAAAGATGGCAAGCGTCTTTCTGTTTTATTAAAGCAAGGGCAAGAAGTAGAGGCTAAGCCTGCACGACCAGTAACAGTTTACAACCTCACACTACAAGACTTCAATCCACCACTATTCACTTTAG ATGTCGAGTGTGGTGGAGGGTTTTATGTCAGAAGCCTGGTGGATGATCTGGGAAAAG CTCTGTCCTCGTGTGCTCATATTCGGGAACTGATTAGAACTAAGCAGGGTCAGTTTACGCTGGAGGAACATGTGTTGAGGGAGGAACGCTGGACCTTCCAGGACATTTCCCAGTCCTTACAGCCCTGCCCAGAGCCTGCGCCTCAGcagaacaacagcaaaaaaaacaaaccacaCAGGAAACCCACCCAGCCTGGTTCTGAAAGTTCTGCTGGAGATCACAATCACATCACAGCTGAAGGTGCCAGTGCAGATCACAATGACTAG